In a genomic window of Deltaproteobacteria bacterium:
- a CDS encoding transaldolase, translated as MAEKGVLERLQDVNPDAEIWWDSSPLVYGNWAASVVESAPEEKKVSWKEQLERLFNPDKPGETLFRGVTTNPPLSYNAIKDDPGTWAEIVRGMIRENPDKGVEDIFWMTYKQIVKRGAEYFMPVWEKSGHSYGYLSGQVDPRDVYDTERMFAQALELAELSPNVMIKCPGSRQGYELIERLTAMGIATNNTLAFTVPQFVSCMEAVQRGLEKAKADGVDLYRWRSVITHMSARYGTLGDLSTQAEARGIDLSEAEIRWAELAIFKRAYRIIEEKGYPNKMLMCSMRISPPTTDGSAASWHIEKIAGGNVIYTCPPKYIAQLMEVEDRMKPFNPQAIYEEPPREVLDKLLRLPYFVEAYEEDGMTKDQFNKQGALVATATEFSRATRATVDFVAQQFQAEGKM; from the coding sequence ATGGCTGAAAAAGGAGTGTTGGAGAGACTGCAGGATGTGAACCCTGACGCGGAGATCTGGTGGGATTCATCACCTCTGGTCTACGGAAACTGGGCGGCGAGCGTGGTGGAGAGTGCTCCAGAGGAGAAAAAAGTCTCCTGGAAAGAGCAACTCGAACGTCTTTTCAATCCTGATAAACCTGGAGAGACCCTCTTCCGAGGTGTAACCACCAACCCCCCCCTGAGCTACAACGCGATCAAGGACGATCCCGGGACATGGGCCGAAATAGTCCGTGGCATGATTCGGGAAAATCCCGACAAGGGGGTTGAAGATATCTTCTGGATGACTTACAAGCAGATCGTGAAGCGGGGAGCCGAGTATTTCATGCCGGTTTGGGAGAAATCCGGGCACTCTTACGGTTACCTGTCCGGCCAGGTGGACCCCAGGGACGTCTACGACACCGAGCGGATGTTCGCCCAGGCTCTTGAACTCGCAGAGTTGAGTCCCAATGTGATGATCAAATGCCCTGGAAGCCGACAGGGTTACGAACTGATTGAGAGGCTGACGGCAATGGGAATCGCGACCAACAATACCCTGGCTTTCACGGTACCCCAGTTCGTCTCCTGCATGGAGGCCGTCCAGCGTGGCCTGGAAAAAGCGAAAGCAGATGGTGTGGACCTGTACAGATGGCGATCGGTGATCACCCACATGTCAGCCAGGTATGGAACCCTGGGAGACCTGAGCACACAGGCTGAGGCCAGGGGGATCGACCTGAGCGAGGCGGAGATCCGCTGGGCAGAGCTTGCGATCTTCAAGCGGGCGTACAGGATCATCGAGGAGAAAGGATACCCCAACAAGATGCTCATGTGCAGCATGCGGATCAGCCCGCCCACGACCGATGGAAGTGCGGCAAGCTGGCACATCGAAAAGATCGCCGGAGGCAATGTTATCTACACCTGTCCTCCGAAATACATCGCACAGCTCATGGAGGTGGAGGACAGGATGAAGCCCTTCAATCCCCAGGCTATCTATGAGGAGCCTCCAAGGGAGGTACTCGACAAGCTCCTCAGGCTTCCCTACTTTGTCGAGGCTTACGAGGAGGATGGGATGACAAAGGATCAGTTCAACAAGCAGGGGGCCTTGGTGGCCACTGCAACCGAATTCTCCAGGGCGACACGGGCGACCGTGGACTTCGTGGCCCAGCAGTTCCAGGCTGAAGGGAAGATGTGA
- a CDS encoding GntR family transcriptional regulator, giving the protein MAEIVDQKSRIPKYLQIGGWIEEMIAKGRFQVGDRLPSEARLAAFCGVNRNTIRQAISELVRRGLVTTKNGVGTFISSRIPERARYSLDRISSFSEDVRYAGYTPKTKLISKRVVEATREISERLMLGSRSKIIQVVRLRMGDEIPLILERSHLPYEEFSEILEMDLTGSLYRLLADRFGLELDRSVQNFRGVLLTGLEARLLRVPPGSPGIFLESIIYDTKGVAVELLQSHYRGDKYVFQVHSGHYRVNLEAKKESPGKEVSGNG; this is encoded by the coding sequence ATGGCGGAGATCGTCGACCAAAAGAGCCGCATACCGAAGTACCTGCAAATCGGGGGATGGATCGAGGAGATGATCGCCAAGGGGCGGTTTCAAGTCGGTGACAGACTCCCCTCAGAGGCGAGGCTTGCCGCCTTTTGCGGGGTCAACCGCAACACGATCCGCCAGGCCATCTCGGAACTGGTCCGCCGGGGGTTGGTGACCACCAAGAACGGTGTGGGCACCTTCATAAGCTCCAGGATCCCTGAAAGGGCGAGATACTCTCTGGACCGGATCTCGAGTTTTTCTGAAGACGTGCGATACGCCGGTTACACCCCCAAGACCAAGCTGATCTCGAAGAGGGTCGTGGAGGCTACCAGAGAGATTTCGGAAAGACTGATGCTCGGTTCGAGGTCGAAGATCATCCAGGTGGTCCGCCTCAGAATGGGAGACGAAATCCCCCTGATCCTGGAGAGGAGCCACCTGCCCTACGAAGAATTCAGCGAAATCCTGGAAATGGATCTGACAGGCTCCCTCTATCGCCTTCTGGCAGACCGTTTCGGCCTGGAACTCGACCGTTCCGTTCAGAACTTCAGGGGGGTGCTCTTGACCGGCCTCGAGGCCAGGCTTCTCAGGGTGCCCCCGGGCTCGCCTGGTATATTTCTGGAGAGCATCATTTACGATACCAAGGGGGTGGCCGTTGAGCTGCTCCAATCACACTATCGGGGTGACAAGTACGTCTTCCAGGTCCACTCGGGACACTACCGGGTGAACCTGGAGGCAAAGAAAGAAAGCCCGGGCAAGGAGGTCAGTGGAAATGGCTGA